One part of the Eucalyptus grandis isolate ANBG69807.140 chromosome 10, ASM1654582v1, whole genome shotgun sequence genome encodes these proteins:
- the LOC120289120 gene encoding vegetative cell wall protein gp1-like, giving the protein MDPKWNDCLVGYLVGRRKLPFGLMEQSLRKMWGSRVGEIFADDQGFLFLQIPDPGYRRKILEGVPVTIARVPLILRQWKPLMDLKREDQSAIPVWIRLRNLPFECWTVPAMSAIASVVGKPLYVDQRTDQMQMVSFARICVEITANKPRVKMAKVTLKGVSWFVSIEYEWLPTACLDCNAFGHNCRVPPQEQRASGRNPNPNQVARRPARQPSIVPTPPAVPSPPVVVPSGPQRASSPPPVEEVSEQIVRRTETSLGPPHAVGGVRVPPQSEVDPVRLLPAPVSMQIAPAEDRDSPQAIPAPLPAQNHPGKKAKKKRKKKKVSKTGESSSSSLAVADQHSRGIPLVAASPPLAPARPHYSRDKPPAAAPPHPAPARKGARGSSAPPKVILSLTAGSRPPPALPLKANIELETDESDVKAPDGSDVKVPVGSDVEAPDDSSDDEDISSPESPFHPPPLTVTSVRDHSGQVACSNP; this is encoded by the coding sequence ATGGACCCGAAGTGGAATGATTGCTTGGTCGGATATCTGGTGGGGAGAAGGAAGCTCCCTTTCGGCTTGATGGAGCAATCGTTGAGGAAGATGTGGGGCTCCAGAGTTGGGGAGATCTTCGCCGATGATCAAGGATTTTTATTCCTCCAAATCCCGGATCCCGGGTATAGGAGGAAAATCCTTGAAGGTGTGCCGGTGACGATTGCAAGGGTGCCGCTAATACTTCGGCAATGGAAGCCTCTTATGGACCTTAAGAGAGAAGACCAATCCGCCATTCCCGTTTGGATTCGGTTGCGGAATTTGCCGTTCGAGTGTTGGACGGTGCCGGCGATGAGCGCGATAGCGAGTGTGGTGGGGAAGCCGCTATATGTTGATCAACGGACTGATCAAATGCAGATGGTATCCTTCGCGAGAATTTGTGTTGAGATCACGGCTAACAAGCCAAGAGTAAAGATGGCCAAGGTCACTTTGAAAGGAGTTTCGTGGTTCGTTAGCATTGAATATGAATGGCTCCCGACTGCGTGTTTGGATTGCAACGCTTTTGGCCATAATTGCCGTGTTCCTCCTCAGGAACAGAGAGCCTCTGGGCGTAATCCGAATCCAAATCAGGTTGCTCGTCGTCCGGCCAGACAGCCTTCAATCGTACCTACTCCGCCAGCCGTTCCATCCCCACCGGTTGTGGTTCCTTCGGGTCCACAGAGGGCGTCCTCTCCTCCCCCAGTTGAAGAGGTGTCGGAGCAGATTGTGCGAAGGACAGAAACTTCTCTTGGTCCGCCTCATGCTGTAGGAGGCGTTCGTGTTCCACCTCAGTCGGAGGTGGACCCTGTTCGACTACTGCCCGCCCCGGTTTCAATGCAGATTGCTCCAGCAGAGGATAGAGATTCTCCTCAAGCGATCCCAGCCCCTCTGCCCGCTCAGAATCATCCTGGGAAAAAGgctaagaaaaagagaaagaagaagaaggtctCCAAGACAGGagaatcctcctcctcctctttggCAGTCGCTGACCAGCACTCTAGGGGTATTCCGCTTGTTGCGGCTTCTCCTCCACTCGCCCCTGCTCGACCGCATTACTCTCGGGACAAACCGCCTGCAGCGGCTCCTCCTCACCCCGCCCCTGCTCGCAAGGGTGCTAGGGGCTCCAGTGCTCCCCCTAAGGTCATCCTATCTCTCACGGCGGGATCCCGGCCGCCCCCTGCTCTCCCTTTGAAGGCTAATATTGAGTTAGAGACGGATGAATCCGATGTGAAGGCCCCCGATGGCTCGGATGTGAAGGTCCCCGTTGGCTCGGATGTGGAGGCCCCCGATGACTCTTCGGATGATGAGGACATCTCCTCCCCTGAGTCGCCGTTTCATCCTCCGCCCTTGACCGTGACAAGTGTACGAGACCATTCAGGACAGGTTGCATGCTCTAACCCCTGA
- the LOC104423329 gene encoding toll/interleukin-1 receptor-like protein has protein sequence MERWKHGVFVNFRGPDVREGFLKNLHKALVRSGIKTFVDSEDLHQGQKLTPALEKAIQRSLVAIVVFSRDYASSEWCLKELVKILECSKLKEQMVITVLNKVKPSQVAHQTGLYEEAMAKHERRHGKDSDMVEKWRHALFIGSVFPGLHLEDNSLVSDTLSLDSVYSSNFPSIFLHRFYAGVHHRGGATTKHGDMDTYLGSAMYSVNIISLI, from the coding sequence ATGGAACGGTGGAAGCACGGCGTGTTCGTGAACTTCAGAGGACCGGACGTTCGCGAGGGTTTCCTGAAGAATCTACACAAGGCTTTGGTCCGGAGTGGCATCAAAACCTTCGTGGATAGCGAGGACCTCCACCAGGGTCAAAAATTAACCCCGGCCCTCGAGAAGGCCATCCAACGATCCCTCGTCGCCATCGTCGTCTTCTCCCGGGACTACGCCTCCTCTGAATGGTGTCTGAAAGAGCTGGTGAAGATCCTCGAGTGCAGCAAGCTCAAGGAACAGATGGTGATTACTGTGTTAAATAAAGTGAAGCCGAGCCAAGTGGCGCATCAGACCGGGCTTTATGAAGAAGCCATGGCCAAGCATGAGCGGAGGCATGGCAAAGATTCGGACATGGTGGAGAAATGGAGGCATGCTCTTTTCATTGGTTCCGTCTTCCCAGGATTGCATCTCGAGGACAATTCGTTAGTCTCTGATACCCTCTCTCTAGATTCTGTCTATTCCTCAAATTTTCCTTCGATTTTTCTCCATCGTTTCTATGCCGGCGTTCATCACAGAGGTGGAGCAACGACTAAGCATGGAGATATGGATACGTACCTAGGGAGTGCGATGTATAGTGTAAATATCATCTCTCTTATTTAG